One part of the Algibacter sp. L1A34 genome encodes these proteins:
- a CDS encoding DUF202 domain-containing protein, translating into MKLLHFGRDFKPDEQIILRDYLAIERTRLANERTLLSYIRSSLYLLLGSLAMYEIKEFPNFRYLTIIGLVFSALFFVIGIYRFSLLKRSLKRLHYMSENNESK; encoded by the coding sequence GGGCGTGATTTTAAACCAGACGAACAAATTATTTTAAGAGATTACCTTGCTATCGAGCGTACACGCTTAGCAAACGAGCGTACCTTATTATCCTACATTCGCTCGTCCCTTTATTTGCTTTTAGGAAGTCTTGCTATGTACGAAATAAAAGAATTTCCAAACTTTAGATATCTTACTATTATAGGTTTAGTTTTTAGTGCATTGTTTTTTGTGATAGGGATTTATCGATTTTCATTACTTAAAAGAAGTTTGAAACGTTTGCATTATATGTCGGAAAATAATGAAAGTAAATAG